The DNA region ATTGAATAGGCTTCCTTGAATTTCCACCGCACGAAGGAAATGCGATAGCATTTTCGAGGAGTTCTTCGTGCCTTCCGCTCCAATCAACAGAGTTGTACGATCAATAATAAGCTATATTACAGCCATTCTGGTTAAAAAGTTGCACTTAATGCTTAGAACCACTTCCTTCCTGATTCATAAACTATGAAATAGATAGGATCGCGGGGAGTGAGGAAATGGGAATCATACAAACAAACCAATGGTTAGAAGAAGAGTTTAATCGCCCAACGAAAATTTGCAAGAAGCTGCTTCCAGTATTCCAGGGTCAAGAGGAAGAGGAAATTTATCAACAGTTATTGAGTTATGGGATGTATAAGCCCTCAAGGGCAACGAAGGGTATTTATGAATCGCTTAAGAAAAATAATGTCTGGGAGAAGGCAGAGCAGCTGTTTCATACCTACAAAAAAAAATGGGGCGGTCCGGATATACCTATTTATATATTCCCTATCGGTCAGAAAGTGGGTTTTTTTACACGGCAAGAAAAAGTAAAAGGAGGAGTATCATTCCATGATAAAATGTTTCTCTTCCTTTCTGACAAGGTAAGTGTGAGTGAATTGGAGGCGCTTTTTGTCCATGAATACCATCATGTTTGTCGATTGAACAAACAAGAGAAGGGGTTTAAAGAATATACCTTATTGGATTCTATCATTATTGAAGGACTTGCAGAGTATGCCGTTTTAAAAAATTGCGGAAGGAAATATTTAGCCGATTGGTGTACCATGTATACAGAATCAGAAATGCTCCAGCTATGGGGGAAATATTTGCAAAACCAATTAAATAAGAAAAAAATCGAAAAAGGACATGACGAGCTGTTATATGGCGGTGGCAGGGTACCAGATTTGCTCGGTTACGCGATAGGATATAGAATCGTTGAAAATTATTACCAAGAACATAGATACTCTACGATATTATCATTCAAGATACCAGCAAAAAGTTATTTAGAGGCCGATAAAATTTTTACAACAAAAGGAAATTAATGGATATTTTAGCAAGAATAAAAGGACAGGTTAGCAGATAGAATTGTGTGTGTAAAAAGTAACTGGAGCAAAATATATATTAAGGAATAAATTAACTTAGGTCTGCCCATACTGATTGACAAACAGTATCTTGAAGTGAGGGGTTGTAGGATGTTGTATCTTCATGATGTTTGGGTAAATTGGTTTGAAGGTGAGGAAAACGGATATAATGTTTGCCACTTTCATGAATGGCGTAAAGATGACGGAGTGGAACTATTAGATCAAGTTCCGCTGGTAAAAGTCGAAGAGATTCTATTTAACTATATTGAGAATGATTTGTCAGAATTACCTCAACAGCTTCTCGATGATATTTTTCAAAAGGCATACTTAAGGAAAAATCACGAAAGAGTTCAACTCGAGTATTGCTTTGTAGTAACGGATGGAGTAGGAATATTAGTGGTTGATACAATAGGTTATTCAATTCCCATTCGAAAAAGCAGGCTCATTCCAAGACAAGAACAGCTAGTTTACGAAATGATTGCCACACATGATGCGAAAGTATATAACTTTCACCCGCACCAGGACCAGAAGGATTTTCATATTTTATCTCCTGAACCGGTGCTGATGACTGGACTAACCCGAAAAGAAAGACAATTAAAGCAGCTATTATTTATGGCACTCGATCAATTACACTCGTCTAAGAATGAAGCGGAAGTAAGATATTGGTATACAGAGTGGTGTCCGGAGCAGTACTCGGCTATCCAGGAGCTAAACTTTGAAAGTGCTTGGCAGCAGCTATTTGAGGAAACTAAATATGGCTGGTCCAAACGGCACGAAACCTTTTGTGAAAATTTAATAAAAGGTCAGCCATTCTTCGAAAAACTTTGGGAGATGGAACATGGTCCTAAAGTAAACTAAAAGCCAGACCCGAAAAGGTATTGATCAATACCTTTTGAGGGTCTGGCTTTTCATTTTTATCTGCGTTTTCTGCCTAATCCCATTGCATTTTCCATTTTCTTTAGTGTTTTGCTGGCAACTTCGTTTGCCCTTGCAGCGCCTTCGTCTAAAATTTGGTCAAGTTCACTGGAATCAAGAAGATTGTAGTATTTTTCTTGTATTGGTTTTAATACATTTACAACTACATCAGCTAAATCACCTTTAAAATCTCCGTATCCTTTACCTTCGTACATTTCTTCAATCTCGGGAATTGTTTTTTTATCAAGGATTGAATAGATCGTAAGTAAATTCGAAATTCCAGGTTTATTAACCTTATCGAATTTAACGATGCCCTCCGAGTCGGTAACAGCACTTTTAATTTTCTTCTCAATTTGTTTCGGGTCATCCAATGGGGTGATAAACGCCTTTTTGTTTGGATCGGACTTACTCATCTTCTTAGTAGGTTCTTGTAATGACATAATCCTTGCCCCTACTTCTGGAATTCGAACACCAGGAATCGTTAAAACGTCCCCATACTTTTTATTAAATCTTTCTGCTAAATCACGAGTCAATTCCATGTGTTGCTTTTGGTCCTCACCAACCGGTACTAGGTCCGCATTGTACAATAAAATATCTGCTGCCATTAATGGTGGGTAAGTTAATAGGCTTGCTGTTACAGCTTCTTTACCAGTAGATTTATCTTTAAATTGTGTCATTCTCTCTAATTCACCAATATAGGCAATGCACTGCATCATCCATCCTGCTTGTGCATGTGCAGGAACCTCTGACTGAATAAATAATGTAGCCTTCTTAGGATCAAGTCCAACGGCCAGATATAAAGCAGCAAGGCTTCTAATATTTTTACGCAGCTCTATACGATCCTGTGGGACAGTAATGGCATGTTGGTCCACAATGCAAAAATAACAATTATACTCATTTTGCAGTTCTACAAATTGCTTTAATGCTCCGATATAATTTCCAAGGGTAATCGTCCCGCTTGGCTGAATACCTGAAAAAATTGTTTCCATCCTAATTTCCTCCTAAAAATAAATAAAAAAAACCATCCATCCCACAACAATAGGGACGAATGGTTTCGCGGTACCACCCTAAATTACTCATAAAGAGTCACTCAGCACTCAGGTCATCAGTGAGATGGCCTGAGAATCCTTTTAACGCAAGGAAAACGTCATTTCCTACTTTTTCAAAAAATACATCATTCAGAAAGAGGCTCAAAAGTCCATTCTGTATTTGTCCGTGTTTGTTCCCACCAGCCACAAACTCTCTATAACGGATGATAATACATACTACTCTTTATCATTGCCACTATATTTAATTATTTATATTATAAGTAAATGCATATTAAGAATCAAGTGCGATAATATTTTATCGCCTTTTACTTCTTTTTCCCGCCGATACTCTTCCATCCAGTCTGATACTTTGCGCTTTCGTCTACAAATTGAGAGCGGTTTTTACCCCCAAAAACCTTTTCACCAATACCATTTGTAATTACGCCCATAAAGGCAGTAATCCCGATAACCAATAAAGCAACCATTGATAAATCTGCTATGTACCCACCCATGAAAATCCCTCCAATTGTCCAGATCCAAGGCTACAACCAATTTGCACCCTGTAAATCCCCTTACTTCCTATTTTAAAAGAACTTGCCGCTTAATGAAAGGGGAAAAGTGAAATAATTTATATGACGGTTTCTTAGAAAAAAAGGATGTATGCGTTTTCATTGAAAAAGTGTAATTGAGAAAATAAGTTACAAAAGATCATAAATAGTTAAAAAGAACCGACAAAAGAAGTTTTAGTGATTCGAATTCTATATGTGACAATCTATATTTTCGAAAAAAAGCAAGTTTATTATTTGAAGAAATATGAAACTTTTTTGCTAATTAATCGTCTAATATAGTGTAATAAAAAAAATAACGGTTAAAAGTTGACTTTTATTAAAATTTGAAAAAAGGATACCTTTTTTATAGGCAGTGGTGTATAATAAATGATATAAATTACTTATTTATAATTATTTTAAATTCAACCTAAACTTACTTTCATTTTGATATGCAATATATTTTGTACAGTAAAATAAAAAGGAGTGAAGACGGATGGTAACACTATACACTTCACCAAGTTGTACATCATGCAGAAAAGCGAAATCATGGTTAGAAGAGCATGATATTCCATATACAGAGCGCAATATTTTTTCAGAACCATTATCAATTGAGGAAATTAAAGAAATCCTTCGAATGACTGAAGATGGAACAGATGAAATAATATCCACAAGATCTAAGACCTTTCAAAAATTAGATGTTAATTTAGACACAATGCCACTCCAAGATTTATTTGAATTAATCAAAGCTAATCCGGGATTGCTGCGTCGTCCGATTATTATTGATGAAAAACGGTTGCAGGTTGGATATAATGAGGATGAAATTCGGAGATTTTTACCAAGGAGAGTTCGAACTTTTCAATTAAGAGAAGCACAACGTATGGTTAATTAGAAGGCCTTCTATTTGAGGGCCTTTTTTCAATTCTCTTTCCTCGCCTATCGTTTGAGATTTCAATGTGATTTTGTTACAATGTAAAGAATATCTTATTACTAGGCAAATTCACTGTTTTTGATAACTTAGTTAATTTTATTTCCCTTATTATTACTTTTGTC from Neobacillus sp. FSL H8-0543 includes:
- a CDS encoding DUF2268 domain-containing putative Zn-dependent protease (predicted Zn-dependent protease with a strongly conserved HExxH motif), producing the protein MGIIQTNQWLEEEFNRPTKICKKLLPVFQGQEEEEIYQQLLSYGMYKPSRATKGIYESLKKNNVWEKAEQLFHTYKKKWGGPDIPIYIFPIGQKVGFFTRQEKVKGGVSFHDKMFLFLSDKVSVSELEALFVHEYHHVCRLNKQEKGFKEYTLLDSIIIEGLAEYAVLKNCGRKYLADWCTMYTESEMLQLWGKYLQNQLNKKKIEKGHDELLYGGGRVPDLLGYAIGYRIVENYYQEHRYSTILSFKIPAKSYLEADKIFTTKGN
- a CDS encoding YjbA family protein translates to MLYLHDVWVNWFEGEENGYNVCHFHEWRKDDGVELLDQVPLVKVEEILFNYIENDLSELPQQLLDDIFQKAYLRKNHERVQLEYCFVVTDGVGILVVDTIGYSIPIRKSRLIPRQEQLVYEMIATHDAKVYNFHPHQDQKDFHILSPEPVLMTGLTRKERQLKQLLFMALDQLHSSKNEAEVRYWYTEWCPEQYSAIQELNFESAWQQLFEETKYGWSKRHETFCENLIKGQPFFEKLWEMEHGPKVN
- the trpS gene encoding tryptophan--tRNA ligase, with the protein product METIFSGIQPSGTITLGNYIGALKQFVELQNEYNCYFCIVDQHAITVPQDRIELRKNIRSLAALYLAVGLDPKKATLFIQSEVPAHAQAGWMMQCIAYIGELERMTQFKDKSTGKEAVTASLLTYPPLMAADILLYNADLVPVGEDQKQHMELTRDLAERFNKKYGDVLTIPGVRIPEVGARIMSLQEPTKKMSKSDPNKKAFITPLDDPKQIEKKIKSAVTDSEGIVKFDKVNKPGISNLLTIYSILDKKTIPEIEEMYEGKGYGDFKGDLADVVVNVLKPIQEKYYNLLDSSELDQILDEGAARANEVASKTLKKMENAMGLGRKRR
- the spxA gene encoding transcriptional regulator SpxA, producing MVTLYTSPSCTSCRKAKSWLEEHDIPYTERNIFSEPLSIEEIKEILRMTEDGTDEIISTRSKTFQKLDVNLDTMPLQDLFELIKANPGLLRRPIIIDEKRLQVGYNEDEIRRFLPRRVRTFQLREAQRMVN